A stretch of Candidatus Sulfotelmatobacter sp. DNA encodes these proteins:
- a CDS encoding (2Fe-2S)-binding protein — translation MPPIAPSTAPLTLRLNGRERTFLVEPQVTLLDLIRERAGLPGTKKGCDRGQCGACTVLVNGRRVLSCLALAWPHAGDDVVTIEGLAQNGAPHPVQAAFVEHDALQCGYCTPGQIMSAVGALREGRATDDDAIREAMSGNICRCGAYVNIVAAVRAAREAGA, via the coding sequence GTGCCACCGATCGCCCCCTCGACCGCTCCACTCACGCTGCGGCTCAACGGCCGCGAGCGAACCTTCCTCGTCGAGCCCCAGGTGACGCTGCTCGACCTGATCCGCGAACGGGCCGGGTTGCCCGGCACCAAGAAAGGCTGCGACCGCGGCCAATGCGGCGCTTGCACCGTCCTGGTGAACGGGCGCCGGGTGCTCTCGTGCCTGGCGCTGGCGTGGCCGCATGCCGGCGACGACGTCGTGACGATCGAGGGCTTGGCCCAGAACGGCGCGCCGCACCCGGTGCAAGCCGCCTTCGTCGAGCACGACGCCTTGCAGTGCGGGTACTGCACGCCAGGACAGATCATGTCGGCGGTCGGTGCGCTGCGCGAGGGCCGCGCGACCGACGACGACGCGATCCGCGAGGCGATGAGCGGCAACATCTGCCGCTGCGGCGCGTACGTCAACATCGTCGCCGCGGTGCGCGCGGCGCGCGAGGCCGGCGCCTGA
- a CDS encoding lytic transglycosylase domain-containing protein has product MLVAFGALVVAYATALRAFDPALDVQQARRLAARTIAEADAARLDARFVVAVIAVESSWRPRAVSAAGARGLGQLMPATAAALHVDARDPDENVHGSVVQLAALLARYRTLPRSARYERALAAYNAGPAAVARAGGVPPYPQTRRYVRRVLELWRRLCGG; this is encoded by the coding sequence GTGCTCGTTGCGTTTGGGGCGCTCGTCGTCGCGTATGCGACGGCGCTGCGCGCGTTCGATCCCGCCCTCGACGTGCAGCAGGCGCGGCGGTTGGCGGCGCGCACGATCGCCGAAGCCGACGCGGCGCGGCTCGACGCGCGGTTCGTCGTCGCCGTGATCGCCGTCGAGTCGTCGTGGCGCCCGCGCGCCGTCTCGGCGGCCGGTGCGCGCGGACTCGGCCAGCTCATGCCCGCGACCGCAGCCGCGCTGCACGTCGACGCGCGCGATCCCGACGAGAACGTGCACGGCAGCGTCGTGCAGCTGGCGGCGCTCCTGGCGCGCTATCGCACCTTGCCGCGTTCCGCGCGCTACGAGCGCGCGCTGGCCGCGTACAATGCCGGACCGGCCGCGGTCGCGCGCGCCGGCGGCGTCCCGCCGTATCCCCAGACGCGGCGCTACGTGCGGCGCGTGCTCGAGCTATGGCGCCGTTTGTGCGGCGGTTGA
- the rplU gene encoding 50S ribosomal protein L21 → MYAIIETGGKQFRVSEGDVIRTDLHTSEVGSSITFDRVILASNAGGEVSVGTPLVSGATVTGTVLRHAKDKKILVFKYKPKKRVRKLNGHRQPYAEVRIERITL, encoded by the coding sequence ATGTACGCCATCATCGAGACCGGCGGCAAGCAGTTTCGCGTGTCCGAAGGCGACGTCATCCGCACGGACCTCCACACGTCCGAAGTCGGGTCGTCGATCACGTTCGACCGCGTGATCCTGGCGTCGAACGCGGGCGGCGAGGTGTCCGTGGGGACCCCGCTCGTCAGCGGTGCGACGGTCACCGGCACGGTGCTGCGCCACGCCAAAGACAAGAAGATCCTGGTCTTCAAATACAAGCCCAAGAAGCGCGTCCGCAAGCTGAACGGCCACCGTCAGCCCTATGCGGAAGTCCGGATCGAGCGCATCACGCTGTAA
- a CDS encoding twin-arginine translocase TatA/TatE family subunit — MLSIPDMALLGAAALMLFGPEQLPKVARKAGTLMREVQNTSQAFIREMERAADVPPAPPPTPSTMAGEAPHAAPYAYDFPVEPVVEAPVPAPADGAVCVDPYGPPPAPDPRAIDPYGEDPPVAERLAEPRPAIDREVASTAAQTAP; from the coding sequence ATGCTCTCGATCCCCGACATGGCGCTGCTCGGAGCGGCCGCCCTCATGCTCTTCGGCCCGGAACAGCTGCCCAAGGTCGCCCGCAAAGCCGGCACGCTGATGCGCGAGGTCCAGAACACCTCGCAGGCCTTCATCCGCGAGATGGAACGCGCCGCCGACGTGCCGCCCGCCCCGCCGCCGACACCGTCCACCATGGCCGGCGAGGCGCCGCACGCGGCGCCGTACGCGTACGATTTCCCCGTCGAGCCGGTCGTCGAGGCGCCGGTCCCCGCGCCGGCCGACGGGGCGGTCTGCGTCGACCCGTACGGTCCCCCGCCCGCACCCGACCCGCGCGCGATCGACCCCTACGGCGAAGATCCACCGGTGGCCGAACGGCTGGCCGAGCCGCGCCCGGCGATCGACCGCGAAGTCGCCTCAACCGCCGCACAAACGGCGCCATAG
- a CDS encoding ribosomal-processing cysteine protease Prp produces MLRVVFREDSRQRLSSVFATGHADTAPDGEDIACAAASALLQAAWAGLTDVAGVRVTGHRHSGDFLMRWPAESRERADVHAIVATAELGIAEIADQFPDAVACAREREHEKHDGEHPGTSPSKGTQR; encoded by the coding sequence ATGCTCCGGGTCGTGTTTCGTGAGGACAGTCGGCAGCGGCTGTCCTCTGTGTTTGCCACCGGCCACGCCGATACGGCGCCGGACGGCGAGGACATCGCCTGCGCGGCCGCGTCGGCGCTGCTGCAGGCCGCCTGGGCGGGCCTCACCGACGTCGCCGGCGTGCGGGTGACGGGCCACCGCCACAGCGGCGACTTCTTGATGCGCTGGCCGGCCGAGAGCCGCGAGCGCGCCGACGTCCACGCGATCGTCGCGACCGCCGAGCTCGGCATCGCCGAGATCGCCGATCAGTTCCCCGACGCGGTCGCCTGCGCGCGCGAGCGCGAGCACGAGAAACACGACGGGGAGCATCCGGGTACGAGCCCGTCGAAAGGAACGCAACGATGA